GTACAAGTACAACCTCAATAAGAAAATCGCCATCACCCCTGGTTTGGCGGTAATCTTCAACCCCGAGCACAACAGCAACAACGATACGATCTTCGTCGGGACCATTCGTACGACCTTTA
The window above is part of the Romeriopsis navalis LEGE 11480 genome. Proteins encoded here:
- a CDS encoding carbohydrate porin, with protein sequence YKYNLNKKIAITPGLAVIFNPEHNSNNDTIFVGTIRTTFKF